The following proteins come from a genomic window of Proteinivorax hydrogeniformans:
- a CDS encoding FAD-dependent oxidoreductase, translating to MKSLDSKIAVVGGGFSGLFIAAQLQKKGYKNVTVFEKEDRLGGKLNTIWYKGRSYELGALFGLPVQKNLQSLMKELNIKPDGPSLSRVSYDAEGNKILQIPQNKLDDFLEEIYRLPDVLEDYKSLRNVNIKFIEKRLAMPFAKWCDFHNLTVLKRIYTHHFSSYGLGDINEVPAVYVLRLLNFQTVMAFLEVPELFTWKHGVSSIVDRLSQRVKDLRLGQKVSQVEPTNAQTLVLYTEYEKLEFDQAIITAPLNQFTHLYEQDNEMVDFLKSIKYNNYTVYAFLGDNLPNGCGCVLENLKTTKKGHLVIWNSRWDSTIDEELLTVYAYNNPNHSKEESMNILKADLVKLGVKNPRLYQYKNWQKQGPYVESEVLQKGFYEKLESMQGKHNVFLAGEIMSTVSMENCIKYSNFLISKYF from the coding sequence GTGAAAAGCTTAGATTCTAAAATAGCTGTCGTTGGAGGCGGATTTTCAGGACTCTTTATTGCAGCACAGCTACAAAAAAAAGGTTATAAAAATGTTACTGTTTTTGAAAAGGAAGATAGGTTAGGAGGCAAGCTTAATACCATTTGGTATAAGGGGAGGTCTTATGAGCTTGGTGCTCTTTTTGGTCTTCCTGTTCAAAAGAACTTGCAAAGTTTGATGAAAGAGCTGAATATAAAGCCTGATGGTCCGAGTTTGTCCCGAGTCAGTTATGATGCAGAAGGCAATAAAATTTTGCAGATACCTCAAAACAAACTTGATGATTTTCTTGAGGAAATATATCGCTTGCCTGACGTTTTAGAAGACTATAAATCCCTTCGGAATGTAAATATCAAGTTTATAGAAAAGCGGCTAGCTATGCCTTTTGCAAAGTGGTGTGATTTTCATAATTTAACGGTTTTAAAACGAATATATACTCATCATTTTTCTAGCTATGGATTGGGTGATATCAACGAAGTACCTGCTGTTTATGTATTAAGACTGCTAAACTTCCAAACTGTAATGGCGTTTTTGGAGGTTCCGGAACTTTTTACCTGGAAGCATGGTGTTTCTTCTATAGTCGATAGATTGAGCCAAAGAGTTAAAGACCTAAGATTGGGGCAGAAAGTTTCTCAAGTAGAGCCAACTAATGCACAGACTTTGGTCCTTTATACAGAGTATGAAAAATTAGAGTTTGATCAAGCCATCATAACTGCTCCCCTTAATCAATTTACTCATTTATATGAGCAGGACAACGAAATGGTGGATTTTTTAAAAAGTATAAAATACAATAACTATACTGTGTATGCTTTTTTAGGTGACAATCTTCCAAATGGCTGTGGGTGCGTGTTAGAAAACTTAAAAACAACAAAAAAAGGACACTTGGTTATATGGAACTCTCGTTGGGACTCCACTATAGATGAAGAGTTGTTAACGGTTTATGCTTATAATAACCCTAATCACTCTAAAGAAGAATCTATGAATATTTTAAAAGCAGATCTTGTAAAGTTAGGAGTTAAAAACCCGCGGTTATATCAGTATAAAAATTGGCAAAAGCAAGGCCCTTACGTTGAATCTGAGGTCTTGCAAAAAGGATTTTATGAAAAGCTAGAGTCTATGCAAGGGAAACACAATGTGTTTTTAGCAGGTGAAATAATGAGTACTGTCTCCATGGAAAACTGCATTAAGTACTCAAACTTCTTAATTAGTAAATATTTTTAG
- a CDS encoding helix-turn-helix domain-containing protein, with protein MKFEGFNAHSKHIIIKHALKHKNVSLTCELYGISRTTFYNWFKAYQKSGVTGLQSKEPQKPKMPNKVSKTIENEILTYIERYPADGPKRIYYELKSEGFDIGESGIYNVLKRHSLSKKQERIKYSKDKALNPKEKRKKRTAPIFASAEDIKYPGHCLIQRIDFIGKFDGIGKIYQYSLYDVYSKLGVVKLYNKKQDIDVWYFFEHKIMYLLKTFNLDIEYLFTKKTKVFLPYFVKGNKQKEIIEELKVNHHFVESEESTALESINEFNEFLVKEFYNKVQAENNINSFAKVEREFHKFLRSYNFLRPITSGAKKGKTPAEVVLQKAEENGADFSTLPLWILALLNQKKRVDFK; from the coding sequence ATGAAGTTTGAGGGCTTTAACGCACATAGTAAACATATCATTATAAAACATGCTTTGAAGCATAAAAACGTTTCCTTAACTTGTGAATTATATGGTATATCAAGAACAACTTTTTACAATTGGTTTAAAGCATATCAAAAAAGTGGTGTGACGGGCCTACAAAGCAAAGAGCCTCAAAAACCTAAAATGCCAAACAAAGTCAGCAAAACTATAGAAAATGAGATACTAACTTACATAGAAAGGTATCCTGCAGACGGCCCTAAAAGGATTTACTATGAATTGAAGTCCGAAGGTTTTGATATAGGTGAGTCTGGTATTTATAATGTTTTAAAAAGACATAGTCTTTCAAAAAAACAAGAGAGAATTAAGTATTCTAAAGACAAGGCACTTAATCCTAAAGAAAAGCGAAAAAAGCGTACAGCTCCGATATTCGCTTCCGCTGAGGATATTAAATACCCTGGACATTGTCTCATTCAACGGATTGATTTTATAGGCAAGTTTGATGGGATTGGAAAGATATATCAGTATAGTCTTTATGACGTTTACTCTAAACTAGGAGTTGTAAAGCTTTACAACAAAAAACAAGACATAGACGTTTGGTACTTTTTTGAACATAAAATAATGTACCTCCTTAAGACATTTAACTTAGATATAGAATATCTTTTTACTAAAAAGACAAAAGTTTTTTTGCCTTATTTTGTAAAAGGTAATAAGCAAAAAGAGATTATTGAGGAACTAAAGGTTAATCACCATTTTGTAGAATCTGAAGAAAGTACTGCGCTAGAATCCATAAATGAGTTTAACGAGTTTTTGGTAAAAGAGTTTTATAATAAGGTTCAAGCAGAAAACAATATTAACTCTTTTGCAAAGGTTGAGAGGGAATTTCATAAATTTCTAAGAAGCTATAACTTTTTACGGCCCATAACAAGTGGTGCAAAAAAAGGAAAAACACCGGCAGAAGTTGTACTGCAAAAGGCTGAAGAAAATGGTGCTGACTTTAGCACACTACCCCTTTGGATTTTGGCGTTACTTAATCAAAAGAAGAGAGTTGATTTCAAGTGA
- a CDS encoding DUF2179 domain-containing protein, translating into MQEIILILLLQLVYVPIFTLRTIFLVKNVTMMASFLGFLEALVYVFGLSLVFSGDTGTAALIVYAVGFGVGMLIGSAIENKLAIGYNNLMVNLLEKNTELITYLRNEGFGVTVYEGEGRDSKRYRLDILTKRSREEELFDIIEEFEPRAFIISYEARKFKGGFLVKSMKKKTNKKSKYKKVDTNLKS; encoded by the coding sequence ATGCAAGAAATAATTTTAATTTTGTTACTACAGCTGGTGTATGTTCCCATATTTACACTTAGAACAATCTTCCTTGTAAAAAATGTCACTATGATGGCGTCCTTCCTAGGATTTTTAGAAGCGTTAGTGTATGTATTTGGTTTATCGCTAGTATTTAGCGGTGATACGGGAACAGCAGCGCTAATAGTTTACGCAGTAGGTTTTGGTGTAGGCATGCTTATAGGTAGCGCTATTGAAAACAAATTGGCAATTGGATACAACAATCTTATGGTTAACTTATTAGAAAAAAATACAGAGCTCATCACTTATCTAAGAAATGAGGGGTTCGGTGTTACGGTGTATGAAGGTGAAGGAAGAGATAGCAAGAGATACCGACTTGATATCCTTACAAAAAGAAGTAGAGAAGAAGAGCTTTTTGATATTATAGAAGAGTTTGAGCCAAGAGCTTTTATAATCTCTTATGAAGCTAGAAAGTTTAAAGGTGGATTTTTAGTTAAGTCAATGAAAAAGAAGACCAACAAAAAATCTAAATATAAAAAGGTAGATACAAACCTTAAAAGTTGA
- a CDS encoding PTS glucose transporter subunit IIA: MFNLFKKESKEIEVMAPLKGEIVKIEDVDDQVFAQKMVGDGVAISPTDDTVVAPFDGEIIQVFDTKHAIGLKAKNGVELLIHIGLETVNLKGEGFDVKVKAGDKVKIGEPLVIFNRDYISKNAKSLVTPIVITNADEMEAINKIDKKAVDIKEKIMDIVKK; encoded by the coding sequence ATGTTTAACTTATTTAAAAAAGAGTCAAAAGAGATCGAAGTAATGGCACCTTTAAAGGGAGAGATAGTTAAAATCGAGGATGTTGACGACCAAGTATTTGCACAAAAAATGGTGGGGGATGGAGTTGCCATTAGCCCCACAGATGATACAGTAGTAGCGCCCTTTGATGGCGAGATAATTCAAGTTTTTGACACAAAGCATGCTATAGGTCTAAAAGCAAAAAATGGGGTGGAACTTTTAATCCATATAGGCTTGGAGACTGTAAACCTTAAAGGTGAAGGATTTGATGTAAAGGTAAAGGCTGGAGACAAGGTAAAGATTGGCGAGCCTTTGGTTATTTTTAATAGAGATTATATTAGCAAAAATGCAAAGTCTTTGGTTACTCCAATTGTTATAACTAACGCAGATGAGATGGAGGCTATCAATAAGATTGATAAAAAAGCTGTGGATATTAAAGAAAAAATAATGGACATTGTAAAAAAGTAG
- a CDS encoding sucrose-6-phosphate hydrolase: MNALQKELKLSIENALKLNKSKVDSDRWRLKYHVMPPIGWLNDPNGVCQYNGKYHLFYQYSPLDAEGGLKYWGHACSDDMVKFEDQGVKLYPDRADDVHGIYSGSAFVTKDKIHFFYTGNVKKSESYDFVNNGREQNTIHAVSDDGYNITKKHTVIRADQYPQGFSTHIRDPKVFAKGDMYYMVLGARDINSKGQVLLFQSDDLKRWNFKSVFAGPYQNLGYMWECPDFFTIDQTDVLLISPQGVKPKGHLYNNVHQSGYLIGQADFPKGRFEPKGDFIELDCGFDFYAPQTFCDSKGRRIMWAWMGLPDIENDYTNPTVQKGWQHAMTIPRQLLIKDGKLIQKPLEEYQKLRKDLLESNIEVKGKTEQKGLSGDVYELIIDFEKIGEVLQINLREDTTISYNSKDRLLSLYHKKSGYGRTMRKTEVERLKKLQIFSDTSSLEIFVNEGEKVFTTRVYPKENQTKISFDGQGKLKLKKWELV; this comes from the coding sequence ATGAATGCATTACAAAAAGAATTAAAGTTAAGTATAGAAAACGCACTAAAACTAAACAAATCAAAAGTAGACAGTGATAGATGGCGCTTAAAATATCACGTCATGCCTCCTATAGGATGGTTAAATGACCCCAATGGTGTATGCCAGTATAATGGCAAGTACCATCTTTTTTATCAATACTCTCCTTTGGACGCCGAAGGTGGCTTGAAATACTGGGGGCACGCGTGTTCCGACGATATGGTGAAATTTGAAGACCAAGGTGTAAAGCTTTATCCAGACCGTGCCGATGATGTCCATGGCATATACTCAGGAAGTGCATTTGTAACAAAGGATAAAATACACTTTTTCTATACAGGCAATGTTAAAAAAAGCGAAAGTTATGACTTTGTCAACAATGGCCGTGAACAAAACACCATACATGCAGTAAGTGACGACGGATACAATATAACCAAAAAGCATACCGTTATAAGGGCCGACCAATATCCACAAGGGTTTAGTACCCACATAAGGGATCCTAAGGTGTTCGCTAAAGGTGATATGTATTACATGGTTTTAGGTGCGAGAGATATTAATAGTAAGGGGCAAGTGCTGCTCTTTCAATCTGATGATTTAAAAAGGTGGAATTTTAAGAGCGTTTTTGCAGGACCTTATCAAAACCTAGGATATATGTGGGAGTGCCCTGACTTTTTTACCATAGACCAAACTGATGTTTTGCTTATATCACCTCAGGGAGTTAAGCCAAAAGGACATTTATATAACAATGTTCATCAATCTGGTTATTTAATCGGCCAAGCAGATTTTCCAAAAGGAAGATTCGAGCCTAAAGGAGATTTTATAGAACTAGACTGTGGGTTTGATTTTTATGCACCTCAAACTTTTTGTGACAGCAAAGGTAGAAGAATAATGTGGGCCTGGATGGGTCTTCCTGATATAGAAAATGATTACACAAACCCTACTGTCCAAAAGGGATGGCAGCATGCTATGACTATTCCTAGACAACTGCTGATAAAAGACGGCAAGCTTATACAAAAACCTTTAGAGGAATACCAAAAGCTTAGAAAAGACCTATTAGAAAGCAACATAGAGGTAAAAGGAAAAACAGAACAAAAAGGGTTAAGTGGCGATGTATATGAGCTTATCATAGATTTTGAGAAGATAGGTGAAGTGCTTCAAATAAATTTAAGAGAAGATACAACTATTAGCTACAATAGTAAAGACAGGCTTTTATCGCTATACCACAAAAAGTCAGGGTACGGAAGAACTATGAGAAAGACAGAGGTTGAAAGGTTAAAAAAACTTCAAATTTTCTCTGATACCTCCTCATTGGAAATATTCGTAAACGAGGGTGAAAAGGTATTTACTACAAGAGTGTATCCTAAAGAAAACCAAACCAAGATAAGCTTTGACGGACAGGGAAAGTTAAAGCTCAAAAAGTGGGAATTGGTTTAA
- a CDS encoding carbohydrate kinase, producing MENKVYTIGEALIDFIPDETGVALKDVKEFKRVMGGAPANVAVAVAKLGGKSAFISKLGRDSFGEHIIDTLKANAVNTNWVFKTDEANTGLAFVSLQKDGQRDFSFYRNPSADMLLTENDVDDVPLTNNDILHFCSVDLIDAPVKKAHRRLIEAGLNSDTLISFDPNVRLPLWPSHTECKNAILEFLPYAHILKISDDELEFITGINDADKAIQSLFVGNVQWVVYTLGSKGATIITRDNKKVTSPSFLVKACDTTGAGDAFIGALLYKLSENKQTINSLKNISSTEMTKILQFCNGYAALTTTRSGAVDALSSLDETVKFINRK from the coding sequence GTGGAAAATAAAGTTTATACTATAGGGGAGGCACTCATTGATTTTATCCCTGACGAGACAGGTGTGGCATTAAAGGACGTTAAAGAGTTTAAACGGGTTATGGGTGGAGCGCCAGCAAATGTAGCTGTGGCTGTAGCAAAGTTAGGTGGTAAAAGTGCGTTTATCTCCAAGCTAGGTAGAGATTCATTCGGTGAGCACATTATAGATACACTTAAAGCAAATGCAGTGAACACTAATTGGGTATTTAAAACTGACGAGGCGAATACAGGACTGGCCTTTGTATCACTACAAAAGGATGGGCAAAGGGATTTTTCTTTTTATAGAAATCCTAGTGCCGACATGCTACTAACCGAAAACGATGTAGATGATGTACCCCTAACAAATAATGATATACTTCATTTTTGTTCTGTTGATTTGATAGATGCGCCAGTAAAAAAAGCTCACCGAAGGCTTATTGAAGCTGGGCTAAATAGTGATACTCTAATTAGTTTTGATCCTAATGTAAGGCTTCCTTTATGGCCATCCCACACAGAGTGCAAAAATGCCATTTTAGAATTTCTGCCTTATGCTCATATATTGAAGATTTCTGATGATGAGCTGGAGTTTATTACGGGCATAAACGATGCCGACAAAGCTATCCAAAGCCTTTTTGTGGGTAATGTACAGTGGGTAGTTTATACTTTAGGTTCAAAAGGAGCTACTATAATTACTAGGGATAATAAAAAAGTTACTTCTCCTAGCTTTTTAGTTAAAGCTTGCGATACTACAGGGGCAGGGGATGCCTTTATTGGAGCCCTATTATATAAGCTATCTGAGAATAAACAAACCATTAATAGTCTAAAGAATATAAGCTCAACTGAAATGACTAAAATATTGCAGTTTTGCAATGGATATGCCGCTTTGACAACCACAAGAAGTGGGGCTGTGGATGCCTTGTCAAGTTTAGATGAAACGGTAAAGTTTATCAACAGAAAATAA
- a CDS encoding PTS transporter subunit EIIC: protein MKHQQTIKELLAVVGGKDNIKNFENCATRLRIILKDDSVVDKEKAENVNGAKGYFFNTGQHQFIFGTGKVNEVYSELSQELELESKDFKEDVYSNMNPVQKVVRTLADILVPLIPALVTTGLLMGIRGLLIELGVEFTSAGMALFQMLTDTAFAFLPVLIAYSATRKFGGTPVIGIVVGLMMVAPQLPNAWAVAGGDAEPLFINLLGISIPLVGYQGSVIPAIFAGYLVAKTEKKLRNFVPQMMDLVVTPFITLTFTIFLMLVVFGPLLQQLETGVINFIIFTIEAPLGIGYMLFAAFQQLLVVTGLHHSLGMIELQLLSETGQNMLNPLMTASMAGQFGAAIATALLMRNKVKRANSVSSSSSTLFGITEPLLFGVTLRHFRVFLSGMIGGAAGGLATYIMGLSATGMGITFIPGLLLYTGSIASMIQYLLVILISFSIAFLVVRLQGGKIVEEIN from the coding sequence ATGAAACATCAGCAAACAATCAAGGAGCTTTTAGCTGTTGTAGGTGGAAAGGATAACATAAAGAACTTTGAAAACTGTGCAACTAGGCTACGAATTATTTTAAAGGACGATTCTGTGGTTGATAAAGAAAAAGCAGAAAATGTTAACGGAGCAAAAGGATACTTTTTTAATACCGGTCAGCACCAATTTATCTTTGGAACTGGAAAGGTGAATGAGGTTTATAGTGAATTAAGCCAGGAATTAGAACTGGAATCTAAGGATTTCAAAGAAGATGTTTATTCAAACATGAATCCAGTACAAAAAGTTGTACGTACTCTAGCAGATATTTTAGTGCCTTTGATACCAGCCCTTGTTACTACAGGTCTTTTAATGGGTATTCGAGGGTTGTTAATTGAGCTTGGTGTAGAGTTTACCTCTGCTGGAATGGCTCTATTTCAGATGCTAACAGATACAGCCTTTGCTTTCTTACCAGTCCTTATTGCCTATAGTGCTACTAGAAAATTTGGTGGGACACCAGTTATTGGTATAGTTGTGGGGCTTATGATGGTAGCACCTCAGCTGCCTAATGCTTGGGCAGTTGCCGGTGGTGACGCTGAACCTTTATTTATAAATCTATTGGGTATTTCAATTCCTTTAGTGGGGTATCAGGGTTCTGTAATTCCCGCTATTTTTGCTGGATATTTAGTAGCTAAAACTGAAAAAAAATTACGCAACTTTGTGCCGCAGATGATGGACCTTGTGGTAACACCTTTTATAACATTAACATTTACAATCTTTTTGATGCTTGTAGTATTTGGACCGTTACTTCAGCAGTTAGAAACAGGAGTAATTAACTTTATCATATTTACAATAGAAGCGCCGCTAGGTATTGGTTATATGCTTTTTGCAGCCTTTCAGCAGCTTTTGGTTGTTACAGGTTTGCACCATTCGTTAGGTATGATCGAGCTTCAGCTTCTGTCGGAGACAGGTCAGAACATGCTAAATCCACTTATGACAGCTAGTATGGCTGGACAGTTTGGAGCTGCAATAGCCACTGCCCTTCTTATGAGAAATAAAGTTAAAAGGGCTAATTCTGTTTCTTCAAGTTCGTCAACTTTATTTGGTATAACAGAGCCATTGCTATTTGGTGTAACTCTTAGGCATTTTCGGGTCTTTTTATCTGGCATGATAGGTGGAGCAGCCGGTGGGCTTGCCACATATATAATGGGGCTTTCAGCTACCGGCATGGGAATAACATTTATTCCTGGTTTACTATTATACACTGGCAGTATAGCTAGCATGATACAATATCTATTAGTAATACTAATTTCGTTTAGCATTGCATTTTTAGTTGTAAGACTTCAAGGCGGTAAAATAGTAGAAGAGATTAACTAA
- a CDS encoding LacI family DNA-binding transcriptional regulator, with translation MKIKDIARLAKVSPATVSRVINNSGYVKEEKKKAVKKVIEEVNYTPNEFAKSLKTQKSNIIGVIVPKISTETVSRVVDGITMISKENNYQLLIANTNLQVEEELNYLKVFSNNLVDGIIIMATVVTDEHLRILNNLNKPVVFVGQRVEKYTSIVHDDYNAAKAMAQHLIEKGHEKIAFVGVSEKDVAVGKVRKQAYFDALTEHNITIDKNLIAIGDFSLESGYKAMGEILQKGQPSAVMAVTDQMAFGAIHCIKDNKLSVPEDISVTGIGDGKMSKYFIPALTTAKYHHKKVGKLACEHLMSLINSKGKNTSDIVVGYDVKLRSSVNSIRES, from the coding sequence ATGAAAATAAAAGATATTGCACGGTTAGCAAAAGTCTCGCCGGCAACAGTTTCTAGAGTGATAAACAACTCTGGCTATGTAAAGGAAGAAAAAAAGAAAGCTGTAAAAAAGGTTATAGAAGAAGTTAACTATACCCCTAATGAGTTTGCAAAGTCTTTAAAAACCCAAAAATCAAATATCATTGGTGTTATTGTTCCTAAAATAAGCACCGAAACAGTTAGTAGAGTCGTTGATGGAATTACCATGATTTCTAAAGAAAATAATTATCAGCTGCTAATTGCAAATACCAACCTACAGGTAGAGGAAGAATTAAACTACCTAAAAGTCTTTAGCAATAACCTTGTCGACGGTATAATTATAATGGCAACGGTAGTCACCGATGAACATCTTAGAATTCTTAACAACTTAAATAAACCAGTAGTTTTTGTGGGTCAGAGAGTTGAAAAATATACTAGTATAGTTCATGATGATTATAATGCTGCAAAAGCTATGGCCCAACACCTTATCGAAAAAGGACACGAGAAAATAGCCTTTGTCGGTGTATCAGAAAAGGATGTAGCGGTAGGTAAGGTAAGAAAACAAGCATATTTCGATGCTTTAACAGAACATAATATCACCATAGATAAAAACCTAATTGCAATTGGAGATTTTTCTTTAGAATCTGGTTATAAAGCAATGGGGGAAATACTACAAAAAGGGCAGCCCTCAGCAGTTATGGCTGTCACCGACCAAATGGCATTCGGTGCAATACACTGCATAAAAGACAACAAGCTTTCGGTTCCTGAAGATATTTCAGTAACTGGCATAGGTGATGGTAAAATGTCTAAGTACTTTATACCAGCCTTGACTACTGCTAAGTATCACCACAAAAAGGTGGGGAAGCTGGCTTGTGAGCATCTAATGAGTTTGATTAACTCTAAGGGGAAAAACACTTCTGATATAGTGGTAGGCTATGACGTAAAATTAAGAAGTAGCGTTAACTCCATAAGGGAATCGTAA
- a CDS encoding YihY/virulence factor BrkB family protein, whose amino-acid sequence MKLVRLVKLFLKEFIEQIRKDPMQDWAATLAFYFMLAIFPFLIFILALISYIPITIEQIHHFVHEFAPSHLAQLFIDTILEVVSEPKGGLLSFGILASIWTASNGINALVRALNKVHNVDETRSFVKLKMISIFMTLGIVITFFVILLMPVFGDEILRFLGRVFYFSNQTINFLNYLRWIISVVIMITALMLIYYIAPNKNIAFRHVVLGAITATLGWLLISYGFSIYIANFNNFTATYGALGGVIILMFWFYLSGFILIIGGEINATLYNIRNIRKKSRI is encoded by the coding sequence ATGAAGTTAGTTAGGTTAGTTAAATTATTTTTGAAAGAGTTTATAGAACAAATAAGAAAAGACCCAATGCAAGACTGGGCAGCAACCTTAGCCTTTTACTTTATGCTTGCCATATTTCCCTTTCTGATTTTTATACTAGCTCTTATATCCTACATTCCGATAACTATAGAACAAATTCATCACTTTGTACACGAGTTTGCTCCATCTCACCTAGCGCAGCTATTTATAGATACAATTTTAGAAGTGGTATCAGAGCCTAAGGGTGGCTTGTTATCCTTTGGAATATTAGCATCTATTTGGACTGCTTCTAACGGAATAAATGCACTAGTAAGAGCGCTTAACAAAGTACATAATGTAGATGAGACACGTTCATTTGTAAAGCTAAAGATGATTTCTATTTTTATGACTTTAGGAATAGTAATAACGTTTTTCGTCATCTTACTTATGCCTGTTTTTGGTGATGAAATTTTAAGGTTTCTAGGTCGTGTATTTTATTTTTCTAACCAGACCATAAACTTTCTAAATTATTTACGATGGATTATTTCTGTGGTTATTATGATAACTGCTTTAATGTTGATTTATTATATAGCACCTAATAAAAACATAGCTTTTCGTCATGTTGTCTTAGGAGCAATAACTGCAACATTAGGATGGCTGTTAATTTCTTATGGGTTTTCAATATATATTGCTAACTTTAATAACTTTACGGCTACATACGGAGCCTTAGGTGGAGTTATTATACTGATGTTTTGGTTTTACTTAAGTGGATTTATTTTGATAATAGGTGGAGAAATTAATGCCACCTTATATAACATCAGAAATATACGTAAAAAAAGTAGGATATAG
- a CDS encoding metal-dependent hydrolase, with protein MDPISHAIIGLSIYGLNNVPDIGNPALIGTIIGAVAPDFDIVTKVKSDYVYLKHHRVESHSLPGIIGLALLITLFLSLFYTTFMFKEVFIWSFIGALSHVLFDLLNSYGVALLYPFSKKKYSLSLITIYDPLVLILGGYILFYSGRTLHEKFIIGFTLFSYLLLKQTNKKIIAKKLKQYYDSQCKDTKINSISVMPSDYSILKWDYIVSTKKEYIAGEIKGYNGYPTSFKRFAKVSNPLMEKIHNEELGSYFKDFTPIYHVEFEQKTDGFIVKMIDLRYKIKNRFKHHAMFYYNNNAKLIKSVFHPFSMENQIEINKNK; from the coding sequence ATGGATCCAATATCACACGCAATAATAGGCCTTTCTATATATGGGTTAAACAATGTGCCCGACATCGGAAATCCTGCTTTAATTGGCACGATAATAGGGGCGGTGGCGCCAGATTTTGATATAGTCACCAAGGTTAAAAGTGACTATGTTTATCTAAAACATCATCGAGTGGAAAGCCATTCCCTGCCAGGTATTATAGGTTTAGCTTTGTTGATTACGTTATTTCTTTCGTTGTTTTATACGACCTTTATGTTTAAAGAGGTATTTATTTGGTCATTTATCGGAGCGTTATCCCATGTGCTATTTGATTTATTAAATTCGTACGGAGTGGCTTTATTATATCCTTTTAGCAAGAAAAAGTATTCTTTAAGTCTGATAACTATTTATGACCCATTAGTTCTGATCTTAGGTGGGTATATACTATTTTATAGCGGTAGAACTTTGCATGAAAAATTTATAATAGGATTTACCCTGTTTTCATACCTATTACTCAAACAAACAAATAAGAAGATAATAGCTAAAAAGTTAAAGCAGTATTATGACAGTCAGTGTAAAGATACTAAGATAAACAGTATTAGTGTAATGCCATCAGATTACAGCATTTTAAAATGGGATTATATTGTCAGTACAAAAAAGGAATATATCGCCGGAGAAATTAAAGGTTATAACGGCTATCCCACTTCTTTTAAAAGATTTGCTAAAGTCTCTAATCCATTAATGGAAAAAATCCATAATGAAGAATTAGGCTCATATTTTAAAGACTTTACACCAATTTATCATGTGGAGTTTGAACAAAAAACAGATGGTTTTATAGTTAAAATGATTGACTTAAGGTATAAAATAAAAAATAGATTTAAGCACCATGCCATGTTTTATTATAATAATAACGCTAAGCTTATCAAAAGTGTATTCCATCCCTTTAGTATGGAAAATCAAATTGAGATAAATAAAAATAAATAA
- a CDS encoding RIO1 family regulatory kinase/ATPase, which yields MCLPKQFVDSHQIVKYKFEKVFPSKKNKVMLVYTEDFLGKSNRFVLKYKNRGIQKENNILIKLYRNGFNVPKVYYHNDQMLLMEYLPANTLLETILDFERKSYKVDDERVIKITYNFLAWLDQFYNFTGLTLQDCNLRNFLVSNNDIYGVDFEDCAKGKREEDLARISAFILLYSPEYTDWKVKFSNLFLDTATKEFNLDKDRLIFERSKQVKAIKRRRMKKSKAIINNETQK from the coding sequence ATGTGCCTGCCAAAACAGTTTGTTGATAGTCATCAAATAGTTAAATACAAGTTTGAAAAAGTTTTTCCCAGCAAAAAAAACAAGGTTATGTTAGTTTACACAGAAGATTTTTTGGGGAAAAGCAATCGATTTGTACTAAAGTACAAAAATAGAGGTATCCAAAAAGAAAATAATATATTAATCAAACTGTATCGGAATGGATTTAATGTCCCTAAAGTGTATTACCACAACGACCAGATGCTCTTAATGGAATACCTACCTGCAAACACTTTATTAGAAACGATCCTAGACTTTGAAAGAAAATCCTATAAAGTAGACGACGAAAGGGTCATAAAAATAACTTATAATTTTCTCGCTTGGTTAGACCAGTTTTATAATTTTACAGGATTAACTTTGCAGGATTGCAATTTAAGGAACTTCTTAGTGTCAAATAACGACATTTATGGAGTTGACTTTGAGGACTGTGCTAAGGGAAAGCGAGAAGAAGACTTAGCTAGAATATCAGCTTTTATACTTCTATACTCACCAGAATATACAGATTGGAAAGTTAAATTTTCTAATCTTTTTTTAGATACAGCAACTAAAGAATTTAATTTAGATAAGGATAGGTTGATATTTGAGCGTTCTAAACAAGTTAAAGCTATTAAAAGAAGAAGGATGAAAAAAAGTAAAGCTATCATTAATAACGAAACCCAAAAGTAG